Proteins from one Bradyrhizobium amphicarpaeae genomic window:
- a CDS encoding adenylosuccinate synthase: MANVVVVGAQWGDEGKGKIVDWLSEQADIVVRFQGGHNAGHTLVINGKTYKLALLPSGVLRDQKLSVIGNGVVFDPAAFLDEVTKLRSQGVAVSPENLRVAENVTLILPLHRELDAHRESANAATAIGTTRRGIGPAYEDKVGRRAIRLMDLADLDTLPHKIDRLLAHHNALRRGLGLPEFDGKVILKELSALAPELLPYAETVWRLLDIKRREGKRMLFEGAQGALLDVDHGTYPYVTSSNTVAAQAATGSGLGPGAVGYVLGLCKAYTTRVGQGPFPTEQDNETGRRIGERGREFGTNTGRPRRCGWFDAVLVRQAVRTCGINGLALTKLDILDGFDTIEVCTGYKLDGKEIDHFPAGEGAQARVEPIYETIEGWKEPTAGARSWAQLPAQAIKYVRRIEELVGCPVALLSTSPEREDTILVQNPFEA; this comes from the coding sequence ATGGCCAATGTTGTCGTCGTCGGCGCCCAGTGGGGCGACGAAGGAAAGGGCAAGATCGTCGACTGGTTGTCGGAGCAGGCGGACATCGTCGTCCGTTTCCAGGGCGGTCATAATGCCGGCCACACGCTGGTGATCAACGGCAAGACCTACAAGCTCGCGCTGCTGCCCTCGGGCGTGCTGCGCGACCAGAAGTTGTCGGTGATCGGCAATGGCGTGGTGTTCGATCCCGCCGCCTTCCTCGACGAGGTCACCAAGCTCAGGTCTCAGGGCGTCGCGGTCTCGCCGGAGAATTTGCGTGTCGCCGAGAACGTCACGCTGATCCTGCCGCTGCACCGCGAGCTCGATGCCCATCGCGAATCCGCCAATGCGGCGACTGCGATCGGCACCACCCGCCGCGGCATCGGGCCTGCCTATGAAGACAAGGTCGGCCGCCGCGCCATCCGCCTGATGGACCTCGCCGATCTCGACACGCTCCCGCACAAGATCGACCGGTTGCTTGCCCACCACAACGCACTGCGGCGCGGCCTCGGCCTGCCCGAATTCGACGGCAAGGTGATCTTGAAGGAGTTGAGCGCGCTGGCGCCGGAGCTGCTGCCCTATGCCGAGACGGTTTGGCGGCTGCTCGACATCAAGCGCCGCGAAGGCAAGCGGATGCTGTTCGAGGGGGCGCAGGGCGCGCTGCTCGACGTCGACCACGGCACTTATCCCTACGTCACCTCGTCCAACACGGTGGCGGCGCAGGCGGCGACCGGCTCGGGCCTCGGCCCCGGTGCGGTCGGTTACGTGCTCGGCCTGTGCAAGGCCTACACCACCCGCGTCGGCCAGGGCCCGTTCCCGACCGAGCAGGACAACGAGACCGGCCGCCGGATCGGCGAACGCGGCCGCGAGTTCGGCACCAACACCGGCCGTCCGCGCCGCTGCGGCTGGTTCGACGCCGTGCTGGTCCGCCAGGCGGTCCGCACTTGCGGCATCAACGGCCTCGCGCTGACCAAGCTCGACATCCTCGACGGCTTCGACACCATCGAGGTCTGCACCGGCTACAAGCTGGACGGCAAGGAGATCGACCATTTCCCCGCCGGCGAGGGCGCCCAGGCCCGGGTCGAGCCGATCTACGAGACCATCGAGGGCTGGAAGGAGCCGACCGCCGGGGCGCGGTCCTGGGCCCAGCTGCCGGCCCAGGCCATCAAATATGTCCGTCGGATCGAGGAATTGGTGGGGTGCCCGGTCGCGCTGCTTTCCACCAGCCCCGAACGCGAAGATACTATCCTCGTGCAAAACCCGTTTGAGGCTTAA
- a CDS encoding ABC transporter ATP-binding protein: MASEILKLESVCKAYNVGLPTETEVLHDIDLKLDHGEFLALMGPSGSGKSTLLNIVGLLDRPTSGRLLIKGQDTAALGDAEITRLRGHTIGFIFQYHLLISAFTALENVMMPMLVDRGFPGAEIEARANRLLAQVGLEKFAGNLANNMSGGQQQRVAVARALAMNPDLVLADEPTGNLDTKSADAVFELMRQVNRDSGTSFLLVTHNMELARRCDRIIEVVDGRIRA, translated from the coding sequence GTGGCTAGCGAGATCCTGAAGCTCGAGAGCGTGTGCAAGGCCTACAATGTCGGCCTGCCGACCGAGACCGAGGTTCTGCACGACATCGACCTCAAGCTCGATCACGGCGAGTTCCTGGCGTTGATGGGCCCATCCGGCTCGGGCAAGAGCACGCTGCTCAACATCGTCGGCCTGCTCGACCGGCCGACGTCCGGTCGTCTCCTGATCAAGGGACAGGACACGGCCGCGCTCGGCGACGCTGAAATCACCCGGCTGCGCGGCCACACCATCGGGTTCATCTTCCAGTATCACCTTCTGATCTCGGCCTTCACGGCCCTCGAAAACGTCATGATGCCGATGTTGGTCGATCGCGGCTTTCCCGGTGCGGAGATCGAGGCGCGGGCGAACCGGCTGCTGGCACAGGTCGGGCTGGAGAAGTTCGCCGGCAACCTCGCCAACAACATGTCGGGCGGTCAGCAGCAGCGGGTGGCGGTGGCGCGCGCGCTCGCGATGAATCCCGATCTGGTTCTGGCGGACGAGCCGACCGGCAACCTCGACACCAAATCCGCCGATGCCGTGTTCGAACTCATGCGGCAGGTCAACCGCGACAGCGGCACGAGCTTCCTGCTCGTCACCCATAATATGGAGCTGGCGCGGCGCTGCGACCGCATCATCGAAGTGGTCGACGGCCGCATCCGGGCCTAA
- a CDS encoding ABC transporter permease codes for MNRWLPFEWTMAVRFLREGRLQTIFIIGGISIGVAVIVFMSAMLAGLQANFIKRVLTSQPQIQLLAPDQVARPLRKGAGELEDAVVQRPSQRVISIDQWPKIASQMRAMPEVTAVSPTILGSVLVVRGDASRSVTLSGVEPDSYFKIVKVPDYVVAGEPRLTSEDIIIGIELAKDLGATVGDKLNVRAASGATRVLTISGLVDLGNKGVNQRVAYAALRTAQSLLGMIGGVTTIDITVSDIYAAEEIAQRIQAANAVEADSWIKTNAQFFSAVQAQQNTNTLIRLFVGLSVAFGIAAVLVVSVIQRSKDIGILRAMGTSRGQVLRVFLLQGGLLGFVGSLFGAAMGAFALAYWHSVARQADGAELFPLIMERSLFIYTALLATITGLLAAMAPAVRAAKLDPVVAIRG; via the coding sequence ATGAACCGCTGGCTGCCGTTCGAATGGACCATGGCGGTACGTTTCCTGCGCGAGGGCCGGCTGCAGACCATCTTCATCATCGGCGGCATCTCGATCGGCGTTGCCGTCATCGTCTTCATGTCGGCGATGCTCGCGGGGCTCCAGGCGAACTTCATCAAGCGCGTGCTGACCTCGCAGCCGCAAATCCAGCTGCTCGCGCCGGATCAGGTCGCCCGCCCCTTGCGCAAGGGCGCGGGCGAGCTCGAAGACGCGGTGGTGCAGCGCCCGAGCCAGCGGGTGATCTCGATCGATCAATGGCCGAAGATCGCGAGCCAGATGCGCGCGATGCCCGAGGTCACGGCGGTATCGCCGACCATCCTCGGCTCGGTGCTCGTGGTGCGCGGTGACGCCAGCCGTTCCGTCACGCTGTCCGGCGTCGAGCCGGATTCCTATTTCAAGATCGTCAAGGTGCCGGACTATGTCGTCGCCGGCGAGCCGCGCCTGACCAGCGAGGACATCATCATCGGCATCGAACTCGCCAAGGATCTCGGTGCCACCGTCGGCGACAAGCTCAACGTCCGCGCCGCCTCCGGCGCAACTCGCGTACTGACGATCTCGGGCCTCGTCGACCTCGGCAACAAAGGTGTCAACCAGCGCGTCGCCTATGCCGCGCTGCGGACCGCGCAATCGCTGCTCGGCATGATCGGCGGTGTCACCACCATCGACATCACGGTCAGCGACATCTACGCCGCCGAGGAGATCGCCCAGCGCATCCAGGCCGCCAACGCAGTCGAGGCCGACAGCTGGATCAAGACCAATGCGCAGTTCTTCTCCGCGGTACAGGCCCAGCAGAACACCAACACCCTGATCCGCCTGTTCGTCGGCCTGTCCGTCGCGTTCGGCATCGCGGCCGTGCTCGTCGTCTCGGTGATCCAGCGCTCCAAGGATATCGGCATCCTGCGCGCGATGGGTACCTCGCGGGGGCAGGTCCTGCGCGTGTTCCTGTTGCAGGGTGGGCTGCTCGGCTTTGTCGGTTCGCTGTTCGGCGCGGCGATGGGCGCGTTCGCGCTGGCCTATTGGCATTCGGTGGCCCGCCAGGCCGACGGCGCTGAACTGTTTCCGCTCATCATGGAGCGATCCCTGTTCATTTACACGGCATTGCTCGCCACCATCACCGGCCTCCTGGCCGCGATGGCGCCGGCTGTGCGCGCCGCGAAGCTCGATCCGGTGGTGGCGATCCGTGGCTAG